Proteins encoded in a region of the Stieleria neptunia genome:
- a CDS encoding efflux RND transporter permease subunit, translating to MKFPHFFIERPIFAAVLSFVIVLVGGIVYFSLPVSQYPSVAPPTVLVRASYPGATPQVIADTVATPIEQEMNGVDDMLYMESSSSSDGTMQLTVTFKLGTDLDDAQVLVQNRVAIAESRLPEQVRQIGVTTTKQIPDMLMVVHLISPDDSRDQLYISNYAFLRVRDALMRLDGVGEIRIAGGNEYAMRVWLDIEKMTHVDLTAGEVVEAIRSQNVQVAAGVIGQPPIDDAGDFQLNVTTQGRLIREDEFGEIIVKRGTDGRVTRLRDVARIELGAQDYSRLSYLDGKSAIAVLIYQRPGTNAVDTAAEVKQTMQAMSEEFPQGIDYRIAYNPTDYVEESISEVFQTLFITTIFVVLTVFLFLHGWRPTIIPVIAIPISLIGTFAVMQFLGVTLNTLSLFGLVLAIGIVVDDAIVVVENVERLIAEGLSAREATHKAMDEVGSALIATTLVLIAVFVPTVFVPGISGQFYQQFALTISISTAISTFVSLTLSPALCAILLRPKDAPKNRIGRFVDFLFGWFFRLFNRTFDFSSNVYAGIIGRLVKKSGIAMVLYGVLLVFTGLSFGLVPTGFIPDQDQGYVIVAINLPDGASLSRTDAVVRRVAEIGKEIDGVKHAVGIAGLSGATFTIKPNAAVTFLPLEDAKERAERGRSVQAIVADMRRGVAEINEAQILIIPPPPIRGIGRGGGFKMYVQDRSGAGIDALNQVTGTMLAAANAQPGVTQVFTNLRADVPQVYADVDRTKAQMLDVPVNNVFDALQIYLGSMYVNDFNFLGRTYRVTAQAEPEFRDDADDIVKIRTRSARGASVSLGSVVDVQQTAGPDRLVRFNLFPSADLNGTTVPGFSTGQSLATMESLAEQKLPPGFGYEWTEIAFQEKRAGNTIVFLFPLAVLFVFLALAAQYESWLLPLAIILIVPLCLLFALVGVWFRGMDNNVLTQIGFIVLIGLACKNAILIVEFAKAEEDAGKNRFDAAIAACRLRLRPILMTAFSFILGVVPLLVATGAGFEMRRVLGTAVFSGMLGVTLFGLFLTPVFYVLLRRFAQKTQSRTTDTTQAQQPVAPPESKEEPELLAEGATSA from the coding sequence ATGAAATTTCCCCACTTCTTTATCGAGCGACCGATCTTTGCGGCCGTGCTGTCGTTCGTGATCGTGCTGGTCGGCGGGATCGTCTATTTTTCGCTGCCGGTTTCACAGTACCCCAGCGTCGCCCCACCGACGGTGCTGGTACGGGCGTCCTATCCGGGAGCCACACCACAAGTCATCGCCGACACCGTCGCCACGCCCATCGAACAAGAGATGAACGGCGTTGACGATATGTTGTACATGGAATCGTCATCCAGTTCCGACGGCACGATGCAGCTGACCGTCACCTTCAAGCTCGGAACGGACTTGGACGACGCCCAGGTGTTGGTGCAAAACCGCGTCGCGATCGCCGAATCACGGCTGCCCGAGCAGGTGCGGCAGATCGGCGTCACGACGACCAAGCAGATTCCCGACATGTTGATGGTCGTTCACCTGATCTCGCCGGACGACAGCCGTGACCAACTCTACATCAGCAACTATGCGTTTCTACGCGTCCGTGATGCGCTGATGCGACTCGACGGCGTCGGCGAAATTCGGATCGCCGGCGGCAACGAATACGCGATGCGTGTGTGGCTGGACATCGAAAAGATGACCCACGTTGATTTGACGGCCGGCGAGGTGGTCGAGGCGATCCGCAGCCAAAATGTGCAAGTCGCCGCCGGCGTGATCGGACAACCGCCGATCGACGACGCGGGTGATTTTCAATTGAACGTCACCACCCAAGGCCGGCTGATTCGCGAAGACGAATTCGGCGAGATCATCGTTAAACGCGGCACCGATGGCCGCGTCACACGCCTCCGCGACGTCGCCCGAATCGAACTGGGGGCCCAAGACTATTCACGTCTGAGCTACCTGGATGGAAAATCGGCCATCGCCGTTCTGATCTACCAGCGGCCCGGTACCAACGCGGTCGACACGGCGGCGGAAGTCAAGCAGACCATGCAGGCAATGAGCGAGGAGTTTCCGCAAGGGATCGACTACCGGATCGCTTACAACCCAACCGATTATGTCGAAGAGTCGATCAGTGAAGTGTTTCAAACACTGTTCATCACCACGATTTTTGTGGTCTTGACCGTGTTCTTGTTTTTGCACGGATGGCGTCCCACGATCATTCCCGTGATCGCCATTCCGATTTCGCTGATCGGGACATTCGCCGTCATGCAGTTTCTCGGCGTCACGTTGAACACGTTGTCGTTGTTCGGATTGGTCCTGGCCATCGGGATCGTGGTCGACGACGCGATTGTCGTGGTCGAAAACGTTGAACGTTTGATCGCGGAGGGGTTGTCAGCGCGCGAAGCGACGCACAAGGCGATGGACGAAGTCGGGTCGGCGTTGATCGCCACGACGCTGGTGTTGATCGCCGTGTTCGTGCCGACCGTGTTCGTACCGGGGATCAGTGGCCAGTTCTATCAACAGTTCGCGCTGACCATTTCCATCTCGACGGCGATCTCGACCTTCGTCTCGTTGACGCTCAGCCCCGCGTTGTGCGCGATCTTGCTGAGACCCAAAGATGCGCCGAAAAATCGCATCGGCCGATTCGTCGATTTTCTGTTCGGCTGGTTCTTTCGGCTGTTCAATCGAACGTTCGACTTTTCCAGTAATGTCTATGCCGGCATCATCGGCCGGTTGGTCAAAAAGAGCGGTATCGCGATGGTCCTTTACGGCGTTCTGCTCGTTTTCACGGGGCTGAGTTTCGGGTTGGTTCCCACCGGCTTTATTCCCGATCAAGACCAAGGCTATGTGATTGTTGCCATCAACCTGCCCGACGGGGCGTCGCTCTCACGCACCGACGCCGTCGTCCGCCGCGTGGCGGAAATCGGCAAAGAGATTGACGGCGTCAAGCATGCCGTCGGGATCGCCGGCCTGTCCGGAGCAACGTTCACGATCAAACCGAACGCCGCGGTGACGTTCTTGCCGCTGGAAGATGCCAAGGAGCGCGCCGAACGGGGACGAAGCGTCCAGGCGATCGTCGCCGACATGCGGCGCGGTGTCGCTGAAATCAACGAGGCCCAGATCTTGATCATTCCGCCACCCCCGATTCGCGGCATCGGTCGCGGTGGTGGTTTCAAGATGTATGTCCAGGATCGCAGCGGAGCCGGAATCGATGCGTTGAACCAAGTCACCGGGACCATGCTGGCCGCGGCCAATGCGCAGCCCGGCGTGACGCAGGTGTTCACCAATTTGCGCGCCGACGTGCCGCAGGTGTATGCAGACGTCGATCGAACCAAAGCCCAGATGTTGGACGTGCCGGTCAACAACGTGTTTGACGCATTGCAGATCTATCTGGGATCGATGTACGTCAACGATTTCAACTTTTTGGGGCGAACCTATCGCGTGACCGCTCAAGCGGAACCGGAATTCCGTGACGACGCCGACGACATCGTCAAGATTCGCACCCGCAGTGCCCGCGGTGCCAGCGTCTCGCTGGGATCGGTCGTCGACGTCCAGCAAACCGCCGGACCAGACCGACTGGTGCGTTTTAATCTGTTTCCATCGGCCGATTTGAACGGAACGACGGTACCGGGTTTCAGCACGGGCCAGTCACTCGCGACCATGGAATCGCTCGCGGAACAAAAGCTTCCGCCCGGTTTCGGTTACGAGTGGACCGAAATCGCCTTTCAAGAAAAACGGGCCGGCAATACGATCGTGTTCCTGTTTCCCTTGGCCGTGCTGTTCGTCTTCCTGGCATTGGCGGCCCAATACGAGAGCTGGCTGTTGCCGCTGGCGATCATTTTGATCGTGCCGCTGTGTCTGTTGTTCGCGTTGGTCGGAGTCTGGTTTCGAGGCATGGACAACAACGTGCTGACGCAAATCGGCTTCATCGTCTTGATCGGATTGGCGTGCAAGAACGCGATTTTGATCGTCGAGTTTGCCAAAGCGGAAGAGGACGCCGGCAAAAACCGCTTCGACGCCGCCATCGCCGCCTGCCGGTTGCGACTGCGTCCGATTTTGATGACCGCATTTTCCTTCATCTTGGGCGTCGTGCCACTGTTGGTGGCAACCGGAGCCGGTTTCGAAATGCGACGGGTGCTGGGAACCGCCGTGTTCAGCGGCATGCTGGGCGTGACGCTGTTCGGATTGTTTCTGACGCCGGTGTTTTATGTGCTGCTGCGACGGTTTGCCCAAAAGACGCAAAGCCGGACGACCGACACAACGCAGGCCCAACAACCAGTCGCCCCCCCGGAATCGAAGGAAGAGCCGGAGCTGTTGGCCGAAGGCGCGACGTCGGCGTAA
- a CDS encoding efflux RND transporter periplasmic adaptor subunit, producing the protein MPVPSVTVAKPVVKKIVEWDAYTGRLEAVDLVEVRARVGGYLQSVHFDEGQVVQAGDLLFVIDPRPFEAELNAARATLQQAESGLKQAMAVKDEAQARALQSDAQLNLADLRFKRAKVLNKQSASSQEEVDEREAEYLQAKADIEAAKAAISSAEAAIATARAQIELAKAGVETAELNLQYTRIRAPVTGRISRQAVTEGNLIAGGTNTSSLLTTITSMQPIYCVFDASEQDVLKYMRLAKSGERASSRVVKNPAFIGLVDEGGFPHRGHMDFVDNRFDIDTASMRARCVFPNDDQLLLPGMFARVRIPGSAARQAVLIPDSAIGTDQSSQYVYVVVDETIQRRPIKPGPIVDGLRVIREGLQGDETLVIEGLLQSRPDQKVQTVEGTIEVVEDGLPDDYEPVPESEWISPIPDPLPETTWHRIPACQPIQMASCPPKSHAVSGEHLS; encoded by the coding sequence ATGCCGGTCCCTTCGGTGACGGTCGCCAAGCCGGTGGTCAAAAAAATCGTTGAATGGGACGCCTACACGGGCCGTTTGGAAGCGGTCGATTTGGTGGAGGTGCGGGCTCGCGTCGGCGGCTATTTGCAATCGGTTCATTTCGATGAAGGGCAAGTCGTCCAGGCAGGCGATCTCTTGTTCGTCATCGACCCGCGGCCCTTCGAAGCGGAATTGAATGCGGCCAGGGCAACGCTGCAGCAGGCAGAGTCGGGTTTGAAACAAGCGATGGCGGTGAAGGATGAAGCCCAGGCGCGAGCGTTACAGTCAGACGCCCAGCTGAACCTCGCCGATCTGCGTTTCAAACGCGCCAAGGTTTTGAACAAGCAAAGTGCCTCGTCACAGGAAGAGGTCGACGAGCGAGAAGCAGAATATTTGCAAGCCAAAGCAGACATCGAAGCCGCCAAAGCGGCCATCAGTTCTGCCGAAGCGGCGATCGCGACCGCCCGAGCCCAAATCGAGCTGGCCAAAGCGGGCGTTGAAACCGCGGAATTGAATCTCCAGTACACGCGTATCCGGGCTCCGGTGACCGGACGGATCAGTCGTCAGGCGGTCACCGAAGGCAACTTGATCGCCGGCGGGACAAACACGTCCTCGCTGTTGACCACGATCACCTCAATGCAACCGATCTATTGCGTGTTCGACGCCAGCGAGCAAGACGTGTTGAAGTACATGCGATTGGCAAAATCCGGCGAACGGGCGAGTTCGCGGGTGGTCAAAAACCCGGCCTTCATCGGGCTGGTCGACGAAGGCGGATTTCCACACCGCGGTCACATGGACTTTGTCGACAATCGGTTCGACATCGACACGGCCAGCATGCGCGCCCGATGCGTGTTTCCCAACGACGATCAACTCTTGCTGCCCGGCATGTTCGCACGTGTTCGGATCCCCGGCAGCGCCGCCCGCCAAGCCGTCTTGATTCCCGACTCGGCCATCGGAACGGACCAATCGTCCCAATACGTTTACGTCGTCGTCGATGAAACGATCCAGCGTCGCCCCATCAAACCGGGGCCGATCGTCGATGGCTTGAGAGTGATTCGCGAAGGGCTGCAGGGGGACGAAACCCTGGTGATCGAAGGCTTGTTGCAATCCAGACCGGATCAAAAAGTCCAAACGGTGGAAGGAACGATTGAAGTCGTCGAAGACGGGTTGCCGGATGATTACGAACCGGTTCCCGAGAGCGAGTGGATTTCTCCCATCCCCGATCCATTGCCAGAAACCACGTGGCATCGGATTCCCGCTTGCCAACCCATTCAAATGGCATCTTGCCCACCCAAGTCACACGCCGTCAGCGGGGAACACCTGTCATGA
- a CDS encoding mechanosensitive ion channel domain-containing protein, whose translation MELLHRYLAGASSLVPFLGTIAVVLVGLVVVDRMLKRRWKDNPDAQFRFQLIMLLLTFAGLLLVILALPVSVETRGQLLSLIGILLSAAIALSSATFIGNMMAGIMLKAVKSARPGDFITVAELTGRITEMGLLHTEVQTELRDLVTVPNLYMVTHPMRVVRSSGTIIKSDISLGYDVPHEDVFRVLSEAASGAGLKDCFVQIRGLGDFSITYRVAGLLEDVKSLISARSRLNQAALDALHAADIEIVSPSFMNTRAIPENKRFIPQPTLKVVADRPRKTPTAEDIAFDKAEEAATVEQLRTSIQLIDADINARKSGPADAFGPSVEQLIERKERLVRQLKAAEEELKD comes from the coding sequence ATGGAACTTCTTCATCGTTACCTCGCCGGCGCGTCCAGCCTGGTTCCGTTTCTCGGCACCATCGCCGTCGTCCTGGTCGGACTGGTGGTGGTCGATCGGATGTTGAAACGAAGATGGAAAGACAATCCGGACGCTCAGTTCCGTTTTCAACTGATCATGCTGTTGTTGACATTCGCCGGTCTGTTGTTGGTCATCCTGGCCCTGCCGGTGAGTGTCGAAACGCGTGGGCAATTGCTCAGCCTGATCGGCATCTTGCTCAGTGCCGCGATTGCACTTTCCTCGGCGACCTTTATCGGCAACATGATGGCCGGCATCATGTTGAAGGCCGTCAAAAGCGCACGCCCCGGCGACTTCATCACGGTGGCCGAGTTGACCGGCAGGATCACCGAAATGGGACTGCTGCACACCGAAGTTCAAACGGAATTGCGCGACCTTGTGACGGTGCCGAACCTGTACATGGTGACACACCCGATGCGCGTGGTGCGTTCATCGGGCACGATCATCAAATCCGATATCTCACTCGGCTACGATGTCCCCCACGAAGATGTTTTCCGAGTCCTCTCCGAAGCAGCCTCCGGCGCCGGCCTGAAAGACTGCTTCGTTCAAATACGTGGGCTCGGCGATTTTTCGATCACCTATCGTGTGGCCGGGTTACTCGAAGATGTCAAAAGTCTGATCTCCGCACGCTCTCGTCTGAATCAAGCGGCGCTCGACGCCTTGCACGCCGCCGACATCGAGATCGTTTCACCATCGTTCATGAACACCCGCGCGATTCCCGAAAACAAACGGTTCATCCCCCAGCCGACGCTCAAGGTGGTTGCGGATAGACCGAGAAAGACGCCAACGGCAGAAGACATCGCGTTCGACAAAGCGGAAGAGGCCGCGACGGTCGAGCAACTTCGCACGTCCATCCAGCTGATCGACGCTGACATCAATGCGCGCAAAAGCGGACCGGCCGATGCGTTTGGGCCCTCGGTCGAACAACTGATCGAGAGAAAAGAACGTCTGGTGCGGCAGCTCAAGGCCGCCGAAGAGGAGCTGAAGGATTGA
- a CDS encoding kelch repeat-containing protein yields the protein MKLLGPFDVTVASRVLSVALCLILSSAAGAHMPWLATDDEGHAVLWFGESPADRTYHMPGPIAAIQLSSGQTTLATTEIDSDALIGLRSTKPIDPTHEIAGSVTYGLYHDTKLTYHVEHLPHLAPGGWPDEPRSDAPLQSIITASNGGGIQVTVLRDGKPADGLQVKLYCEDGHEEASDKTDIAGIVTFKQQVVEPGLGAIVVGVTDEQASGTLDGKRYGSTTDYLTATFRIPGKSSSSAPKERPKREPQRPVMETDSSVSIGPAPLPDLPKELTSFGAAIADQTLYVYGGHTGDAHSYSTAEQSDRFWSLDLTAGKTGQWKSLPGGPSLQGLALVAYQNRLIRIGGFTAVNELGEEHDLRSQASVASYDPASNAWTDLPPLPEARSSLDAAVLGDRVYVFGGWKLDGKSAESQWHSTAWSLDLSDSAAQWQPVATPPFKRRAISVAAHDGKLYVIGGMSSDGKPTTRVDVYDPKADSWNQAPSLPGRGMLGFGAASFASGKTLYVSTMDGMLHRLSGDGQRWETIAKSDRARFFHRMLPTGEGALLMVGGADMEIGKFTTIDRIQIGD from the coding sequence ATGAAACTTCTTGGACCGTTTGATGTCACCGTCGCTTCGCGCGTACTTTCGGTTGCTCTCTGCTTGATTCTCTCATCAGCCGCCGGCGCGCACATGCCTTGGTTGGCGACCGATGACGAAGGCCATGCCGTCTTGTGGTTTGGCGAATCACCGGCGGACCGGACCTACCACATGCCGGGCCCGATCGCCGCGATCCAGCTTTCCAGCGGCCAGACGACTCTCGCGACGACCGAGATCGACAGTGATGCGTTGATCGGGCTGCGCAGCACAAAACCGATCGATCCGACGCACGAGATTGCTGGCAGCGTGACCTATGGGCTGTATCATGACACCAAGTTGACCTATCACGTCGAACACTTGCCGCACCTTGCCCCCGGTGGTTGGCCGGACGAACCGCGATCCGACGCTCCGTTGCAGTCGATCATCACGGCGTCCAATGGCGGAGGCATCCAGGTCACGGTATTGCGAGACGGCAAGCCGGCAGATGGTCTGCAAGTGAAGCTGTATTGCGAAGACGGTCACGAAGAAGCATCGGACAAGACGGACATCGCGGGGATCGTGACGTTCAAACAGCAAGTCGTGGAACCGGGACTCGGCGCGATCGTCGTGGGGGTGACCGACGAGCAAGCAAGTGGGACACTCGATGGAAAGCGATACGGCAGCACGACCGATTATTTGACCGCGACCTTTCGAATTCCCGGCAAGTCGTCTTCGTCCGCACCGAAAGAACGCCCCAAACGCGAACCCCAACGACCGGTCATGGAAACTGACAGCAGCGTCTCGATCGGCCCCGCCCCCTTGCCCGATCTGCCCAAGGAACTGACCAGTTTCGGTGCGGCAATCGCAGACCAGACGCTTTACGTTTACGGCGGTCATACCGGCGACGCCCATTCATACTCGACCGCAGAGCAATCCGATCGGTTTTGGAGCCTGGATTTGACGGCGGGAAAAACGGGGCAGTGGAAATCATTGCCCGGCGGACCGTCGCTGCAAGGGTTGGCGTTGGTCGCCTATCAGAACCGGTTGATTCGGATCGGCGGATTCACCGCCGTCAACGAACTCGGCGAAGAACACGATTTGCGTTCACAAGCCTCTGTCGCCAGTTACGACCCCGCATCGAACGCTTGGACGGATTTGCCGCCGCTTCCCGAAGCCCGTTCGTCGCTGGACGCCGCGGTCCTCGGTGATCGCGTGTACGTCTTCGGCGGTTGGAAGTTGGACGGAAAGAGCGCCGAGAGCCAATGGCATTCCACTGCATGGTCACTGGACTTGAGCGATTCTGCGGCGCAATGGCAGCCGGTGGCCACGCCGCCGTTCAAGCGACGGGCGATCAGCGTCGCCGCCCACGATGGGAAATTGTACGTCATCGGCGGTATGAGTTCCGATGGCAAACCGACCACACGCGTGGACGTCTATGATCCGAAAGCTGATTCATGGAACCAGGCGCCGTCATTGCCCGGTCGCGGCATGTTGGGTTTCGGTGCGGCATCCTTTGCCAGCGGCAAAACACTCTACGTCAGCACGATGGACGGAATGCTGCATCGTCTGTCCGGCGATGGGCAGCGTTGGGAAACGATTGCCAAGAGCGATCGGGCCCGATTCTTTCACCGCATGTTGCCGACCGGCGAGGGTGCGCTGTTGATGGTCGGTGGTGCGGACATGGAAATCGGCAAGTTCACAACGATCGACCGGATTCAGATCGGCGATTGA
- a CDS encoding DoxX family protein, translating to MLNLNHEKLRSAGLLVLRVGIGCLMLVHGLAKLNGFSTMSESFPDPIGMGSTLSLVMAIGAEVGCSLLLIIGFATRFASLPLAFTMIVALFVVHAADPWQAKELAAVYLLVYVSLALTGPGLFSVDHAVFGRKTSASLTSEETA from the coding sequence ATGTTGAATCTGAATCACGAGAAACTACGATCCGCGGGATTGCTGGTGCTGCGAGTCGGCATCGGATGTTTGATGTTGGTCCATGGGCTGGCAAAGCTGAACGGTTTCAGCACAATGTCCGAAAGTTTTCCCGACCCGATCGGCATGGGGAGCACGTTGAGTCTGGTGATGGCGATCGGCGCCGAAGTCGGTTGCTCGCTGCTGTTGATCATCGGCTTCGCCACGAGATTTGCCTCGCTGCCGTTGGCCTTCACGATGATCGTCGCTCTGTTTGTTGTTCATGCGGCGGATCCGTGGCAGGCGAAGGAACTGGCTGCGGTGTATCTGCTGGTCTATGTGTCCTTGGCATTGACCGGGCCAGGCCTGTTCTCGGTTGACCATGCCGTGTTTGGTCGGAAAACGTCAGCATCACTTACTTCTGAGGAAACGGCGTGA
- a CDS encoding DUF3124 domain-containing protein: protein MSNRITEEQAEKISRQIKLLIFLLVVVPIILIVIFVEFRLRSIAGSIPYQTPSLRDEARMEVDALPWHPVEGQRLYVPAYSHVYHQKGEPYPLTVTLNIRNTDDTNEIAITSARYFDTAGKELRSLLKKPLRLAPLAATEFVIARDDKMGGAGASFIVEWQAGTKVTQPVVETVMVDTTNTQGLSFIAPAVVLSEGVYTQNDEAAQ from the coding sequence GTGTCGAATCGAATTACCGAAGAACAGGCCGAAAAGATCTCTCGACAGATCAAGTTATTGATCTTTCTGCTGGTCGTCGTGCCGATCATCCTGATCGTCATTTTTGTTGAATTTCGGCTGCGTTCGATCGCCGGCAGTATTCCCTATCAAACGCCCAGTCTGCGCGATGAAGCGCGGATGGAAGTCGATGCGTTGCCCTGGCATCCGGTCGAAGGACAACGGCTGTACGTGCCCGCCTATTCCCATGTTTATCACCAAAAGGGAGAGCCGTATCCGCTGACGGTGACGCTGAACATCCGTAACACCGACGACACCAACGAGATCGCGATCACCTCGGCACGCTACTTTGACACCGCCGGCAAAGAACTGCGATCGCTGCTGAAAAAGCCGCTGCGTCTGGCTCCGCTGGCGGCGACCGAATTTGTGATCGCGCGCGATGACAAGATGGGCGGCGCCGGCGCCAGTTTCATCGTCGAGTGGCAGGCCGGGACCAAAGTCACCCAGCCCGTGGTCGAAACCGTGATGGTCGACACGACCAACACTCAAGGCCTCTCCTTCATCGCCCCCGCGGTCGTCCTCAGCGAAGGCGTCTACACGCAGAATGATGAAGCGGCCCAATGA
- a CDS encoding mechanosensitive ion channel family protein, with amino-acid sequence MPDTQDAEKQISQILRDWSDIQLVEAAIVLAVGIVLAVAIKWLVPRLAERVPDRFRLWILPWEPIFRVVVVVFLFAYIIPLFINPTPENLIAISGTLAVALGFAFKDYASSLIAGVVALYERPYRNGDWVRIEDAYGEVQSHDLRTVQVLTPDDTLVAIPHSKIWMTAVYNDTCGKRDLMCVADFYLHPDHDGVLVRQKLHDVAITSPYLNSDRPVVVVAAEQPWGTHYRLKAYPLDGRDQFSFTTDLTLRGKAMLRRLEIKPAVAAPVAQPSV; translated from the coding sequence ATGCCTGACACCCAGGACGCCGAAAAACAAATCAGTCAGATCCTACGTGACTGGAGCGATATCCAGCTGGTGGAGGCCGCCATCGTTCTGGCGGTGGGCATCGTACTGGCGGTGGCGATCAAATGGTTGGTGCCACGGCTTGCCGAACGCGTGCCGGATCGGTTTCGGCTTTGGATTCTTCCCTGGGAACCGATTTTCCGCGTGGTGGTGGTGGTCTTTTTGTTCGCCTACATCATTCCACTGTTCATCAACCCGACGCCCGAGAATCTGATCGCGATTTCGGGGACGCTTGCCGTTGCGCTGGGGTTCGCGTTCAAAGATTACGCCAGCAGTCTGATCGCGGGAGTGGTTGCCCTGTACGAACGGCCCTACCGCAACGGTGACTGGGTGAGAATCGAGGACGCGTATGGCGAAGTTCAATCGCACGATTTACGAACGGTCCAGGTCCTGACGCCCGACGACACCTTGGTCGCCATTCCCCACAGCAAAATCTGGATGACCGCCGTTTACAACGACACCTGCGGAAAGCGCGATCTGATGTGCGTCGCGGACTTCTATTTGCACCCCGATCACGATGGTGTTCTGGTTCGACAAAAGTTGCACGACGTGGCGATCACCAGCCCCTACCTCAATTCGGACCGTCCGGTCGTGGTCGTGGCCGCCGAGCAACCGTGGGGGACACATTACCGGCTCAAGGCCTATCCGTTGGACGGACGCGATCAATTCTCGTTCACCACCGACCTGACGTTGCGCGGCAAGGCGATGTTGCGTCGCTTGGAAATCAAACCGGCGGTGGCGGCACCCGTCGCCCAGCCGAGCGTCTAG
- a CDS encoding CoA-binding protein has product MNNLQQFLASKTYAVAGASTRREKYGNKVFRALLASGRDAYPLNPAQDEIEGHRAFRSIADLPMVPEALSIITPPAVTRKVVADAIAAEVQHIWMQPGAEDEQASESARQAGINVIDDGSCLLVLLARM; this is encoded by the coding sequence ATGAACAATCTTCAACAATTTCTCGCATCGAAAACCTATGCCGTCGCGGGGGCTTCCACACGCCGAGAGAAGTACGGCAACAAGGTGTTTCGGGCGCTGTTAGCGTCGGGGCGCGACGCGTATCCGCTGAATCCGGCACAAGACGAGATTGAAGGTCATCGTGCGTTTCGGTCGATCGCCGATCTGCCGATGGTCCCCGAAGCCCTTTCGATCATCACGCCACCCGCCGTCACGCGGAAGGTCGTCGCCGATGCGATTGCCGCCGAGGTGCAACACATTTGGATGCAACCGGGCGCCGAAGACGAACAGGCCAGCGAGTCCGCCCGCCAGGCCGGCATCAATGTGATCGACGACGGAAGTTGTCTTTTGGTGCTGTTGGCCAGGATGTAA